In Paludisphaera rhizosphaerae, one DNA window encodes the following:
- a CDS encoding alpha/beta fold hydrolase, which yields MLLAYTDQGTGPVVVLLHGFPLSRAMWDAQVHALSASHRVVAPDLRGHGESPAPDGTYTMDQMADDVAELLDGLGIVEPVVLGGLSMGGYVALAFALKHPNRLRGLILADTRAAADAPEAARLREETAQSVSREGRTATVVETMIPRLFARTTLQNRPGLVSAMQEVMERTSASGVIGALLGMARRPDRRDRLGEIIAPTLVVVGQEDVVSPPEEARAIAEALPNSQLAIIPHAGHLAPYEDPEAFNAVVLAFLKDVHPHA from the coding sequence ATGCTGCTGGCTTACACCGATCAGGGGACCGGTCCGGTCGTCGTGTTGCTGCACGGTTTCCCGCTCAGCAGGGCGATGTGGGACGCTCAGGTGCACGCGCTGTCCGCGAGTCATCGGGTCGTCGCGCCGGATCTTCGAGGCCACGGCGAGTCTCCAGCGCCGGACGGGACCTACACGATGGATCAGATGGCCGACGACGTCGCCGAGTTGCTCGACGGTCTGGGGATCGTCGAACCGGTCGTCCTCGGCGGGCTTTCGATGGGTGGTTATGTGGCACTGGCCTTCGCGCTCAAGCATCCCAACCGGCTTCGCGGCCTGATTCTGGCTGACACCCGCGCCGCGGCCGACGCGCCGGAGGCTGCTCGTCTTCGTGAGGAAACGGCGCAGAGCGTTTCCAGGGAAGGCCGTACGGCGACGGTCGTCGAGACGATGATCCCACGCCTCTTCGCCCGTACAACCTTGCAGAATCGGCCTGGGCTCGTCTCGGCGATGCAAGAAGTGATGGAACGGACCTCGGCCTCGGGAGTCATCGGAGCATTGCTCGGCATGGCCCGCCGTCCCGACCGTCGAGACCGACTGGGGGAGATTATCGCACCGACGTTGGTCGTCGTGGGCCAGGAGGACGTCGTTTCGCCTCCCGAGGAAGCCCGCGCAATTGCGGAGGCCCTCCCGAACAGCCAACTGGCGATCATCCCCCACGCCGGCCACCTCGCCCCCTATGAGGATCCCGAAGCGTTCAACGCCGTCGTCCTCGCTTTCTTGAAAGACGTCCATCCCCATGCCTGA
- a CDS encoding tetratricopeptide repeat protein, which produces MPTPNELYDQAADLRDAGDKVGAVAKLEEAVAADPAFAIGHGMLAKLYVDLAEADKAISHAQKVVELEPDDPFSYTALSVIYVRCGKIPEAEHAKAMAWQKQHGFED; this is translated from the coding sequence ATGCCGACCCCGAACGAACTCTACGACCAGGCCGCCGACCTTCGCGACGCCGGCGACAAGGTGGGCGCCGTAGCCAAGCTGGAAGAGGCCGTGGCGGCCGATCCGGCCTTCGCCATCGGCCACGGAATGCTCGCCAAGCTGTACGTCGACCTCGCCGAAGCCGACAAGGCCATCAGCCACGCCCAGAAGGTCGTCGAACTGGAACCCGACGACCCGTTCAGCTATACGGCGCTCTCAGTGATCTACGTTCGCTGCGGAAAGATCCCCGAGGCTGAACACGCCAAGGCGATGGCCTGGCAAAAGCAGCACGGGTTCGAGGACTGA
- a CDS encoding amidohydrolase, with the protein MRRALLAVFLIAQPLAARSAEPPRLDAHRDELLALYTDLHLHPELSMQEARTSARIAEELQKLGAKVTTGVGKFGVVGVLENGSGPVVLIRTDMDALPVVEETGLPYASKAKGIDPSGREVGVMHACGHDVHMTSFVATATWLAEHKDRWKGTVVLVAQPAEERIQGAKAMFADGLYTRFPKPDFALALHCKADGAVGDVYFRPGPMLANSTSLDVVIRGRGGHGSAPDKSIDPIALAALAVIDFQTIVSREVSPLDPAVVTVGSIHGGTKHNIIPDEVKLELTLRAYKEPVRLHLIEGVERRAKALAAAHRAPEPSVSVIEFTPATMNDPGLVERVSPLLKNALGDEHVIVADPVMGAEDFALFAQDGVPIMMFWIGTVPRERIEAARAGGSPLPGLHSNRYYPEAESSVAVGVRAMTSAVVGLLPPGGKP; encoded by the coding sequence ATGCGCCGCGCCTTGCTCGCCGTTTTCCTGATCGCTCAGCCGCTCGCCGCCCGCTCAGCCGAGCCGCCACGGCTTGACGCCCACCGCGACGAATTGCTCGCGCTGTATACCGACCTGCATTTGCATCCAGAACTCTCCATGCAGGAGGCTCGGACCTCCGCCCGGATCGCCGAGGAGTTGCAGAAGCTCGGCGCGAAAGTGACGACGGGGGTCGGCAAGTTCGGAGTGGTGGGGGTTTTGGAGAACGGCTCCGGGCCGGTCGTCCTGATTCGGACCGATATGGACGCGCTGCCGGTCGTCGAGGAGACGGGCCTGCCGTACGCGAGCAAGGCGAAGGGGATCGATCCTTCCGGCCGCGAGGTGGGGGTGATGCACGCCTGCGGCCACGACGTTCACATGACCAGCTTCGTCGCCACGGCGACCTGGCTGGCCGAGCACAAAGATCGTTGGAAAGGGACCGTCGTCCTGGTCGCCCAACCGGCCGAGGAGCGAATCCAGGGGGCGAAAGCCATGTTCGCCGACGGTCTATACACTCGTTTTCCCAAACCCGACTTCGCCCTCGCCCTGCACTGCAAGGCGGACGGGGCGGTGGGCGACGTCTATTTCCGACCGGGCCCGATGCTGGCCAACTCGACGTCGCTCGACGTCGTCATCCGGGGCCGGGGAGGCCACGGCTCCGCGCCCGACAAGTCGATCGACCCCATCGCCCTGGCCGCGCTGGCTGTGATCGATTTCCAGACGATCGTCAGCCGCGAAGTCTCGCCCCTCGATCCAGCCGTCGTCACCGTGGGGTCGATCCACGGCGGGACGAAGCACAACATCATCCCGGACGAGGTCAAGCTGGAGTTGACGCTGCGAGCCTACAAGGAGCCGGTTCGGCTGCACCTCATCGAAGGCGTCGAACGACGCGCGAAGGCTCTGGCCGCGGCGCATCGAGCGCCTGAGCCGTCCGTATCGGTCATCGAATTCACTCCGGCGACCATGAACGACCCCGGACTGGTGGAACGGGTCTCTCCGCTCCTGAAAAACGCCCTCGGCGACGAGCACGTCATCGTCGCCGACCCTGTCATGGGCGCTGAGGACTTCGCCCTCTTCGCCCAGGACGGCGTGCCGATCATGATGTTCTGGATCGGCACGGTTCCGCGGGAGCGGATCGAAGCCGCGAGGGCTGGCGGCTCCCCCCTGCCCGGCCTGCACTCGAACCGATACTACCCCGAGGCCGAGTCCAGCGTCGCCGTGGGTGTTCGTGCCATGACGTCGGCCGTGGTCGGTCTGCTGCCGCCCGGGGGGAAGCCATGA